CCTGGTCGCTTTTCAGCACTGGCTCGCCCAAAACGATTGCTATGTGTACACAATGAACGGATTTCCGTTTGGTGGTTTCCATGATACAATCGTAAAAGATCAGGTGCATGCGCCCGACTGGACAACCGAAGCGCGGGTTGAGTATACCAAACGGTTATTCCGCCTGCTCTCCGTGCTGTTACCGGTTGATGAACTAGGTAATGCCATTCAAGGTGGCGTATCGACATCGCCCCTCTCGTATCGGCACTGGTTTGAGTGGGAACAGCCTGCCGCCCGCGATTATATTTTTTCGCTTACTACGCAGAATATCCTCGAAGTGGTAGCAGAACTGGTCCGGCTTCACAAACAAACCGACCGGCTTATGCACCTCGATCTGGAGCCTGAACCCGATGGCGTTATCGAAACAGCGGATGAATTTATCAGTTGGTTTACGGATTATCTATTGCCAATGGGCATCGAGCAACTCACCAACGAATTTGGGATGACCGATGCCGAAGCCGAAGCTACCATCTGCGAACACGTTCGGTTGTGTTACGATGTCTGCCATTTTGCAGTGGGCTACGAACGCCCGGCTGAAGTACTTGATAAACTGAAAGAATATGGCTTACGGGTCGGCAA
This window of the Spirosoma aerolatum genome carries:
- the eboE gene encoding metabolite traffic protein EboE — protein: MKTSLGHLGYCTNIHAGESWADHFAAIQQAIPELKQRLSPNAPFGIGLRLSNQASEELELPENLVAFQHWLAQNDCYVYTMNGFPFGGFHDTIVKDQVHAPDWTTEARVEYTKRLFRLLSVLLPVDELGNAIQGGVSTSPLSYRHWFEWEQPAARDYIFSLTTQNILEVVAELVRLHKQTDRLMHLDLEPEPDGVIETADEFISWFTDYLLPMGIEQLTNEFGMTDAEAEATICEHVRLCYDVCHFAVGYERPAEVLDKLKEYGLRVGKIQISAALKAQYPDDPAGRTAVRQAFEQFNEPTYLHQVVAHSTDNTLVRFPDLPEALAALNESHSEWRSHFHVPLFVADYGLLQSTQDDIVEVLRLQAERRFTNQLEVETYTWGVLPDDLKKELVDSIEREMKWVIEQIE